One Sediminicola sp. YIK13 DNA segment encodes these proteins:
- the thiL gene encoding thiamine-phosphate kinase → MLENKNTENTSLESLGEFGLIEHLTKNFTLKNESSIKGIGDDAAVLDFKEKKAVISTDLLIEGVHFDLSYMPLKHLGYKSVMVNLSDIYAMNAKATQVTVSIAVSNRFPLEALEEFYSGVALASEIYNVDVVGGDTTSSTKGMLISITAIGEVIEEDIAYRNGAKPNDLLVVSGDLGAAYCGLQVLEREKEVFKVNPNSNPDLSMYTYIVERQLKPEARRDIIELLKTLDVKPTSMIDISDGLSSEILHLCKQSGVGCNLFEDKIPLDPTVIAACEEFNIDSTLVALSGGEDYELLFTIDQKEFLKIKGNPNLTVVGHMTDQNEGAHLISRNNSKIPLTAQGWNSFSND, encoded by the coding sequence ATGCTTGAAAATAAAAACACAGAAAACACATCATTGGAGTCTTTAGGGGAATTTGGTTTGATAGAACATCTGACCAAAAATTTCACCCTAAAAAATGAATCCTCCATTAAAGGCATCGGCGATGATGCCGCAGTTTTGGACTTTAAAGAAAAGAAGGCCGTCATTTCCACCGATTTATTGATTGAAGGGGTCCATTTTGATCTCAGCTATATGCCGCTAAAGCATTTGGGTTATAAATCCGTGATGGTAAACCTATCCGATATTTATGCCATGAATGCCAAGGCGACACAGGTTACGGTTTCTATTGCCGTTTCCAACCGTTTCCCTTTAGAAGCCCTAGAAGAATTTTATAGCGGCGTGGCCTTGGCCTCGGAAATCTACAACGTAGATGTTGTGGGAGGGGACACTACTTCCTCTACCAAGGGGATGTTGATCAGCATCACCGCCATTGGGGAGGTAATAGAAGAAGATATTGCCTACAGAAATGGGGCAAAACCCAACGACCTATTGGTAGTTTCTGGAGATTTGGGAGCCGCATATTGCGGACTTCAGGTCTTGGAGCGTGAAAAGGAGGTTTTTAAAGTGAACCCGAACAGCAATCCGGACCTTTCCATGTATACGTACATTGTGGAGCGTCAATTAAAACCAGAAGCAAGAAGGGATATTATAGAACTTTTGAAGACACTGGATGTAAAGCCTACTTCCATGATCGACATCAGTGACGGTCTATCATCGGAAATATTGCATCTATGCAAACAGAGTGGGGTAGGGTGTAATTTGTTCGAAGACAAGATTCCTTTGGATCCAACTGTAATAGCCGCCTGTGAAGAATTTAATATAGACAGCACTTTGGTAGCGCTCAGCGGAGGCGAGGACTACGAGCTATTGTTCACCATAGACCAAAAAGAATTCCTGAAAATAAAAGGCAATCCCAATTTAACCGTCGTGGGGCACATGACAGATCAAAACGAAGGGGCACATTTAATCTCCAGGAATAATTCAAAAATTCCTTTAACCGCTCAGGGCTGGAACTCCTTTTCCAATGACTAA
- the brnQ gene encoding branched-chain amino acid transport system II carrier protein, translated as MNKTKETLITAFALFSLFFGAGNLILPPLLGFKSGNLWWLVTLGFCISAVLIPIMGILAHAKLQGTIFDFGKKVSPTFSLVYSVIIYAISVSLPSPRTASVTHEIAIQPFFETPYLLTSIIYFALVFLFVINRSKLLDILGKILTPAIILILLLIIGTTLFYEDFNFGVSQFKSPFTDAILEGYQTFDAIGAVVVGGVIIVSINLKSTGSYAEKKSLIRRAGWLGGLSLFLIYAGLILSGALMFNRFDPEITRVALLTGISTNTLGGTANLFLSLLVSLACFTTAVGVVTGTADFMKSRFKESQSAYTITAVIGCLLGVLMGQFDVAYIIAVALPALMFIYPITIVLILLNVVREKWATAFVFRAVILMTTIFSIPDFMNSISLGSYMEKINPFIPLSDYSLGWVLPAFATFIIANLIEQKSTKTKGNQ; from the coding sequence ATGAATAAGACCAAAGAAACCCTAATCACCGCCTTTGCCCTTTTTTCCTTGTTTTTTGGTGCGGGAAATTTAATATTACCGCCATTATTGGGATTTAAATCCGGAAACCTATGGTGGTTGGTGACCCTTGGGTTTTGTATCTCCGCTGTGCTCATCCCCATCATGGGAATTTTGGCACACGCAAAACTACAGGGAACCATCTTCGATTTTGGCAAAAAAGTGTCCCCAACCTTCAGCTTGGTCTATTCTGTTATTATATACGCCATTTCCGTTAGTTTGCCATCGCCAAGGACAGCCTCGGTGACCCATGAGATCGCCATTCAACCTTTTTTTGAAACCCCCTATCTCCTAACCAGTATTATATACTTTGCCTTAGTTTTTCTTTTTGTGATCAACAGGTCCAAGTTATTGGACATTTTGGGCAAAATCCTGACCCCGGCCATTATTTTGATCTTATTGTTGATTATAGGCACCACCCTATTTTATGAAGATTTCAATTTTGGGGTTTCCCAGTTTAAAAGTCCTTTTACCGATGCCATCCTCGAAGGTTACCAGACTTTTGATGCCATAGGCGCAGTAGTGGTAGGTGGAGTGATCATTGTCTCCATCAATTTAAAAAGTACAGGTTCTTATGCTGAGAAAAAAAGTCTTATCCGCCGAGCAGGGTGGTTGGGAGGGCTATCCCTTTTTCTAATCTACGCTGGACTTATCTTATCTGGCGCCCTCATGTTTAATAGGTTTGATCCTGAAATTACCAGGGTGGCATTACTGACCGGGATAAGCACAAATACCCTAGGCGGCACAGCTAATTTGTTTTTAAGCCTTTTGGTTAGCTTGGCTTGTTTTACTACTGCAGTAGGCGTCGTAACGGGTACGGCCGACTTTATGAAATCGAGGTTTAAAGAATCACAGTCGGCCTATACCATCACAGCCGTTATCGGTTGTCTACTGGGGGTGCTTATGGGACAGTTTGATGTAGCGTACATTATCGCCGTGGCCTTACCAGCCCTTATGTTCATATACCCAATTACCATAGTCCTGATCTTATTGAACGTCGTTCGGGAGAAATGGGCGACGGCCTTTGTTTTTAGGGCAGTAATTTTAATGACCACCATTTTTAGCATCCCCGATTTTATGAACAGCATCAGCCTTGGGAGCTATATGGAAAAGATAAACCCCTTTATCCCATTGAGCGACTATAGCCTGGGATGGGTATTGCCCGCCTTTGCAACTTTTATAATTGCGAATCTTATTGAACAAAAGTCTACAAAAACAAAAGGGAATCAATAA
- a CDS encoding aminopeptidase P family protein, with product MKYDLIPNSLFIKNRKKFMAQMKPKSIAVFNSNDVYPIGADSTLAFEQHRDIFYLSGADQEETLLLLFPDAMDKKHREILFVTETNDHIAVWEGEKLTKEKATEVSGIDTVYWLSDFDKIFFDLMTEAETIYFNTNEHYRQAVVTETREDRFIKKCKADFPAHQWAKSNPILQEIRGIKEPEELDIMQTACNITEKGFRRLLGFVKPGVWEYEIQAELMHEFLRNKSKGFAYTPIIASGNNANVLHYVVNNQQCKDGDLLLMDVAAEYANYSSDLSRTIPVNRKFTARQKAVYEAVLRVKNEATKMLVPGTIWAEYHKEVGQLMTSELLGLGLLDKADVQNENKDWPAYKKYFMHGTSHHIGLNTHDYGLLKTPMKANMVFTVEPGIYIPKEGFGIRLEDDVVIQEKGEPFNLMGNIPIEVEEIESLMNQ from the coding sequence ATGAAATACGATCTAATTCCCAATTCATTATTTATTAAAAACCGCAAAAAGTTCATGGCCCAAATGAAGCCGAAGAGCATTGCTGTTTTCAATTCCAATGATGTATACCCTATAGGTGCAGATAGTACCTTGGCCTTTGAGCAACATCGTGATATTTTTTACCTAAGTGGTGCCGACCAGGAAGAAACCTTATTGCTTCTTTTTCCGGATGCCATGGACAAAAAGCACAGGGAAATATTATTTGTGACCGAGACCAATGACCATATCGCTGTGTGGGAGGGCGAAAAACTGACCAAGGAAAAAGCTACTGAAGTTTCGGGGATAGATACCGTGTATTGGTTGAGTGATTTCGACAAGATATTCTTTGACCTCATGACGGAGGCGGAAACGATTTATTTCAATACCAATGAGCATTACAGACAAGCTGTTGTTACCGAAACACGGGAAGACCGCTTCATTAAGAAATGTAAGGCAGATTTCCCAGCCCACCAATGGGCAAAGAGCAATCCTATTTTGCAGGAGATCAGAGGTATTAAGGAGCCAGAAGAACTGGATATAATGCAAACGGCCTGCAATATCACTGAGAAGGGCTTTAGGAGATTGTTGGGGTTTGTAAAACCTGGTGTCTGGGAATACGAGATTCAGGCGGAGTTGATGCACGAGTTTTTGAGGAATAAATCCAAGGGCTTTGCTTACACTCCTATCATCGCATCTGGGAACAATGCCAATGTGCTGCACTATGTGGTCAACAACCAACAGTGTAAGGATGGGGATTTGTTATTGATGGATGTTGCGGCGGAATATGCCAATTATTCCAGTGATCTAAGCAGGACCATCCCTGTGAATAGAAAGTTTACTGCACGTCAGAAAGCGGTTTATGAAGCTGTGCTCAGGGTAAAAAATGAGGCGACCAAAATGTTGGTGCCGGGCACGATCTGGGCAGAATACCACAAGGAGGTGGGGCAACTGATGACCTCGGAGCTTCTTGGTTTGGGCTTGTTGGACAAGGCCGATGTGCAAAATGAAAATAAGGACTGGCCGGCATACAAAAAGTATTTTATGCACGGTACCAGTCACCATATTGGGTTGAACACGCATGATTATGGATTATTAAAGACCCCAATGAAGGCAAACATGGTCTTTACGGTGGAACCCGGAATTTATATTCCTAAAGAAGGTTTTGGAATACGATTGGAAGATGATGTGGTGATCCAAGAAAAAGGTGAGCCTTTCAATTTAATGGGAAATATCCCGATTGAAGTTGAAGAAATTGAGTCGTTGATGAATCAATAA
- a CDS encoding glycosyl hydrolase — protein MKNFFLSFILVSTVIGTAQIAPTQKADIQKALQQKESMDASSLVKNIPFKNIGPSIMSGRVVDIDVNPSNPTEFYVGYASGGLWYTNNNGTSFTPIMDNSPTQNVGDIAVDWKTGTIWVGTGENNASRSSYAGIGILKSIDKGKSWQQMGLEDSHHIGRIILNPSNPKEVVVGVTGHLYSPNEDRGIFKTTDGGKTWNKTLFVSKDAGIIDVAMAPNNFNIQYAASWEKDRKAWDFIGNGNGSGIYKSTDGGTTWNKISTPQSGFPTGEGVGRIGLAVFDENTVYAVHDSQFRRDKTNGTEKKSEGLSKEDFKTMSVETFLKLEDKKLNEFLKTNGFQEKYRANNVKQLVESGTVKPIDIANYLEDANSMLFDTPVVGAEVYRSEDGGKTWKKRNEKYIDDLFYSYGYYFAQIAVDPNNKDKVYLAGVPIIKSDDGGKTYTSINGDNVHSDHHSIWIDPNMPGHIVNGNDGGVNISYDDGAHWIKNNTPFVGQFYYINVDNEEPYNVYGGLQDNGVWVGAHNAQENTEWHQDGQYPWKSIMGGDGMQVQIDSRNHNIVYTGYQFGNYYRLDLEKDKQTYIQPKHELGETPYRFNWQTPILLSPHNQDIIYLGGNKLHRSMNQGDDWATISGDLTDGGKKGNIAYGTLATISESPFKFGLIYTGSDDGLVQVTQNGGNSWELLNPTGNNKPAELWVSRVVASQHKKERAYVTLNGYRWDDFTPYVYMSNDYGKTWKNIANNIPMSPVNVIIEDPTNEKILYVGTDNGVYVSFDQGGSWEALSEGLPKVAVHDLKIQAKAKHLLVGTHGRSIYKADIGHLQQMKESDLNKNLVVFKVEDINHSERWGNSWSSWSKPSTPGIDLTFYTAKSGDFTSKVLTDDGIEVSQAQIQADKGFNVLSYDVAFSKAGKAAFLKKNKMELKEAGNGKTYLPKGKYTLEVSGNGSTEKVTFELK, from the coding sequence ATGAAAAATTTCTTCTTATCCTTTATTTTGGTATCCACAGTAATTGGTACCGCTCAAATAGCCCCAACCCAAAAGGCTGACATTCAAAAAGCCCTCCAGCAAAAGGAATCCATGGACGCGAGTTCATTGGTGAAAAACATTCCTTTCAAAAATATTGGCCCCTCCATTATGAGTGGCCGCGTGGTTGATATTGATGTCAACCCTAGCAATCCAACAGAATTTTACGTAGGATATGCATCTGGTGGATTATGGTACACCAATAACAATGGCACATCGTTTACCCCTATCATGGACAATAGCCCGACCCAAAATGTGGGGGATATTGCTGTTGACTGGAAGACCGGGACTATTTGGGTAGGTACCGGGGAAAATAATGCATCTAGATCATCCTACGCCGGGATTGGAATTTTAAAGTCCATCGACAAGGGCAAGTCCTGGCAACAAATGGGCCTAGAGGATTCCCACCATATCGGAAGAATAATCTTAAACCCGTCCAATCCAAAGGAAGTAGTGGTTGGTGTTACCGGACATTTGTACTCGCCAAACGAGGACAGAGGAATTTTTAAAACCACGGACGGTGGCAAAACCTGGAACAAAACCCTTTTTGTTTCCAAGGATGCGGGGATCATAGACGTGGCCATGGCTCCGAATAATTTCAATATCCAATATGCAGCTTCCTGGGAAAAAGATAGGAAGGCATGGGATTTTATCGGTAATGGCAATGGGTCCGGAATTTATAAAAGTACAGATGGAGGAACCACTTGGAACAAGATTTCCACTCCCCAAAGCGGATTTCCGACTGGCGAGGGTGTTGGTAGAATAGGCTTGGCCGTCTTTGATGAAAACACGGTTTACGCCGTTCATGACAGTCAGTTTAGACGTGATAAAACCAACGGAACTGAAAAAAAATCCGAGGGTCTGAGCAAAGAGGATTTTAAAACCATGAGCGTAGAAACCTTCTTAAAATTGGAGGACAAAAAATTGAATGAATTCTTAAAGACCAATGGTTTTCAAGAAAAATACCGTGCCAATAACGTTAAACAATTGGTAGAAAGCGGTACTGTAAAACCCATAGATATCGCCAATTATTTGGAGGATGCAAATTCCATGTTGTTTGATACGCCTGTGGTAGGCGCCGAAGTTTATAGAAGTGAGGATGGAGGAAAAACCTGGAAGAAGCGCAATGAAAAATACATAGACGACCTATTTTATAGCTACGGGTATTATTTTGCACAGATTGCCGTTGATCCCAACAATAAGGATAAGGTGTATTTGGCAGGTGTTCCTATTATAAAGTCCGATGATGGTGGAAAAACATATACTTCCATCAATGGGGACAACGTGCATTCTGACCACCACTCCATTTGGATCGACCCAAATATGCCCGGACATATTGTGAACGGTAATGATGGAGGTGTAAACATCTCTTACGACGATGGCGCTCACTGGATCAAAAACAACACCCCATTCGTAGGGCAGTTTTACTATATCAATGTGGACAATGAAGAACCGTATAACGTATATGGTGGACTTCAGGACAATGGCGTTTGGGTGGGTGCCCATAATGCCCAAGAGAACACAGAGTGGCACCAAGATGGACAATATCCTTGGAAATCGATTATGGGCGGTGATGGTATGCAGGTGCAGATCGATTCCAGGAACCACAACATAGTCTATACCGGATATCAGTTTGGAAACTACTATAGATTGGATTTGGAAAAGGACAAACAAACGTATATTCAACCCAAGCACGAATTGGGGGAAACCCCTTATCGTTTTAATTGGCAGACCCCAATTTTACTTTCCCCACATAACCAGGATATCATATATCTGGGAGGTAACAAATTACACAGATCCATGAACCAAGGCGATGATTGGGCAACTATTTCTGGGGACCTGACCGATGGAGGCAAAAAAGGCAACATAGCTTACGGTACCTTAGCCACCATTTCCGAATCTCCCTTTAAATTTGGATTGATCTATACAGGTAGTGACGACGGACTAGTTCAAGTAACACAAAATGGCGGCAACAGCTGGGAGCTTTTAAATCCGACCGGCAACAACAAACCCGCTGAACTTTGGGTAAGTAGAGTGGTTGCCTCACAACACAAAAAGGAAAGGGCATATGTCACCCTGAACGGATACAGATGGGATGACTTTACCCCTTATGTTTATATGAGCAACGATTATGGGAAGACTTGGAAAAACATTGCAAACAATATTCCGATGTCTCCCGTAAATGTCATTATAGAAGACCCGACCAATGAAAAAATATTATATGTAGGAACCGACAATGGAGTTTATGTCTCTTTTGACCAAGGAGGTAGTTGGGAGGCTTTATCAGAAGGACTTCCAAAGGTCGCGGTGCACGATTTAAAAATACAGGCAAAAGCGAAGCATTTGTTGGTTGGCACCCATGGGCGAAGTATTTACAAGGCCGATATTGGGCACTTACAACAGATGAAGGAAAGTGACCTGAACAAAAATCTTGTGGTTTTCAAAGTAGAGGATATCAACCATTCCGAAAGATGGGGAAACTCTTGGAGCTCATGGTCCAAACCCAGCACCCCAGGAATAGACCTTACATTTTATACAGCCAAATCTGGTGATTTTACGTCCAAAGTTTTGACCGATGATGGTATAGAGGTGAGTCAGGCTCAAATACAAGCTGATAAAGGCTTTAACGTACTCTCTTATGACGTGGCGTTCTCCAAGGCTGGAAAAGCTGCATTTCTAAAGAAAAATAAAATGGAGTTGAAAGAAGCAGGAAATGGTAAGACATACCTGCCCAAAGGAAAATACACCCTAGAGGTTTCTGGAAACGGGAGTACGGAAAAGGTGACTTTTGAACTCAAATAA
- a CDS encoding succinylglutamate desuccinylase/aspartoacylase family protein: MGRLTFGDRFKAPGNSSGYRIRKKDMEIVKENKDIVIKGERVAPGQQKLLHINIDRLPTGTMIDIPIYVFNGKEPGPTVLIQAGLHGDEINGIEIVRRMLHKKYFKVKRGAVLVVPLLNVFGFIHFSRDVPDGKDVNRSFPGSKTGSLASRIAHHYTSEIFPQIDYGIDLHTGGARHNNFPQVRYTEGDQASKQIADIFNAPLTFSSELINKSFRKASFRKGIPTIVYEAGESMRFDDFAIKRGIQGILNVMINFEMIDRINPLLKKQERSKYLLSKKWLRAPTAGMFIPKVTNGSEISKGQVLGIVADTFATYNKEIKAPYDGFVFCINNQAVVNQGDALFHVGR; this comes from the coding sequence TTGGGAAGACTTACTTTTGGAGATAGATTTAAGGCGCCAGGAAACAGTTCTGGTTATAGGATAAGGAAAAAGGATATGGAAATAGTTAAAGAAAATAAGGATATTGTAATAAAGGGGGAGCGCGTGGCTCCAGGACAACAGAAATTGTTACATATCAATATAGATCGACTCCCAACGGGAACGATGATCGACATCCCTATATACGTTTTCAATGGGAAAGAACCTGGACCAACCGTACTTATTCAGGCAGGGCTTCATGGAGATGAGATCAATGGAATTGAGATCGTGCGACGGATGTTGCACAAGAAATATTTCAAGGTGAAAAGAGGTGCAGTTTTAGTGGTACCTTTATTAAATGTCTTTGGATTTATACATTTTTCCCGTGATGTGCCGGACGGCAAGGATGTCAACAGAAGTTTTCCTGGAAGCAAAACGGGTTCTCTTGCCAGTAGGATAGCCCACCACTACACTTCAGAAATATTCCCACAAATCGATTATGGTATAGATCTTCACACCGGTGGTGCCCGCCATAACAACTTCCCTCAGGTACGGTATACGGAAGGAGACCAGGCCAGTAAGCAAATAGCGGATATCTTCAATGCCCCACTAACTTTTTCTTCCGAACTGATCAATAAATCTTTTCGAAAGGCCAGCTTTAGAAAGGGAATTCCAACGATTGTATATGAGGCAGGGGAAAGCATGCGTTTTGATGATTTTGCAATCAAACGGGGAATTCAAGGGATTCTAAACGTAATGATCAATTTTGAAATGATAGACAGGATCAATCCTTTGTTAAAAAAGCAAGAACGAAGCAAATATCTCTTATCCAAAAAATGGTTGCGGGCCCCAACGGCAGGGATGTTCATCCCAAAGGTGACCAATGGTTCTGAAATTTCAAAAGGACAGGTATTGGGCATCGTTGCCGATACCTTTGCCACTTATAACAAGGAAATAAAGGCACCCTACGATGGATTTGTATTTTGTATCAACAATCAGGCAGTGGTGAATCAAGGGGATGCCCTTTTTCATGTTGGGAGGTAA
- a CDS encoding succinate dehydrogenase cytochrome b subunit, whose product MSGLTKSSIARKVVMALSGLFLVLFLGQHFTINITSVIAPDTFNEWSHFMGYNPLVQYLLQPILIAGVIVHFVMGFVLEIQNNRARGVKYVKYNGSSNAPWVSRNMIVSGAVILAFLALHFYDFWVHEMTYKYIESNPQDPTRYYAETVEKFEPIWRTVLYVISFGLLALHLLHGFASSFQTMGVNNKYTPAIQKFTKIYAIAIPLGFAFIALYHHFNPITH is encoded by the coding sequence ATGAGTGGTTTGACAAAATCATCTATCGCCAGAAAAGTAGTAATGGCTTTATCTGGCCTTTTTTTGGTCTTATTTCTTGGGCAACATTTTACCATCAACATTACCTCGGTAATTGCTCCCGACACTTTTAACGAATGGTCGCACTTTATGGGTTACAATCCACTGGTGCAATATCTACTTCAGCCGATCTTGATCGCCGGGGTGATTGTTCATTTTGTTATGGGCTTTGTTCTTGAAATCCAAAATAACAGAGCAAGAGGTGTAAAGTACGTAAAGTACAACGGCAGCTCCAACGCCCCTTGGGTGTCGCGAAATATGATTGTTTCAGGTGCTGTTATCTTGGCCTTTTTAGCATTGCATTTTTATGATTTCTGGGTACACGAAATGACCTACAAATACATTGAGAGCAATCCCCAAGACCCAACGAGATACTATGCGGAAACGGTAGAGAAATTCGAGCCGATTTGGCGTACGGTTTTATATGTGATTTCCTTCGGTTTGTTGGCATTACATTTATTGCATGGCTTTGCCTCTTCCTTCCAAACTATGGGGGTAAACAACAAATACACTCCAGCCATTCAAAAGTTCACCAAGATCTATGCGATTGCAATCCCATTAGGGTTTGCCTTCATCGCCTTATACCATCACTTTAACCCAATTACACATTAA
- a CDS encoding fumarate reductase/succinate dehydrogenase flavoprotein subunit — MGILDSKIPSGPLADKWTKHKNAIDLVNPANKRNIDVIVVGTGLAGGSAAATLAELGYNVKTFCYQDSPRRAHSIAAQGGINAAKNYQGDGDSNYRLFYDTVKGGDYRSREANVYRLAEVSGNIIDQCVAQGVPFAREYGGLLDNRSFGGVLVSRTFYAKGQTGQQLLLGAYAAMNRQINRGKIQSFNRHEMMDLVKIDGKARGIIARNLVTGEIERHSAHAVVLASGGYGNVFFLSTNAMGSNVMAAWRAHRRGAFFANPCYTQIHPTCIPVSGEHQSKLTLMSESLRNDGRIWVPKHKKDAEAIRNGKLKPIELKEEDRDYYLERRYPAFGNLVPRDVASRAAKERCDAGFGVNKTGEAVYLDFAAAIMRYGKEKALTSGLKDADDNTIRQLGEEVVEAKYGNLFQMYEKIVDENPYKTPMKIYPAVHYTMGGLWVDYNLQTTIEGCYAAGEANFSDHGANRLGASALMQGLADGYFVLPYTIGDYLSKDIRTGKIPTDSAEFEAAEKEVRDRITKLKAGKGTHSVDYYHKKLGKIMWNKCGMSRNAKELQEAIDEISALRADFWENVRVPGSPETKNQELEKAGRVADFLELGELFAKDALSRNESCGGHFREEYQTPEGEALRDDENFKFVSAWEYKGEPKDAVLHKEDLVYENIELKTRSYK, encoded by the coding sequence ATGGGAATATTGGATTCAAAAATTCCATCTGGCCCTTTGGCCGATAAATGGACCAAACATAAAAATGCAATTGACCTTGTCAACCCTGCCAACAAACGGAACATTGATGTTATCGTGGTAGGTACAGGACTTGCAGGTGGCTCTGCCGCTGCAACCTTGGCTGAGCTAGGTTATAACGTAAAGACTTTCTGTTATCAGGATTCTCCAAGAAGAGCGCATTCCATTGCTGCCCAAGGAGGTATTAATGCCGCAAAAAACTATCAGGGAGATGGTGATAGTAACTACCGCTTGTTTTACGATACTGTAAAAGGTGGAGATTACCGTTCCCGTGAGGCCAACGTTTATCGATTGGCTGAAGTTTCTGGAAATATAATTGATCAGTGCGTGGCACAAGGGGTTCCTTTTGCACGCGAATATGGTGGACTGTTGGACAACCGTTCTTTTGGTGGGGTACTGGTGTCACGTACCTTTTACGCCAAAGGGCAGACCGGACAACAATTATTGCTTGGAGCTTATGCTGCAATGAACAGACAGATAAACCGAGGAAAAATCCAATCTTTCAACCGTCACGAAATGATGGATTTGGTAAAGATCGATGGAAAGGCCCGTGGAATTATTGCTCGTAACTTGGTTACCGGCGAAATTGAACGTCATTCTGCACATGCAGTAGTTTTGGCCTCCGGTGGATATGGGAACGTATTTTTCCTTTCCACCAATGCTATGGGAAGTAACGTAATGGCTGCATGGAGAGCACACCGAAGAGGAGCGTTCTTTGCCAACCCGTGCTACACACAAATCCACCCTACCTGTATACCGGTTTCTGGAGAGCATCAGTCAAAATTGACCTTGATGTCAGAATCATTGCGTAACGATGGGCGTATCTGGGTGCCAAAGCATAAGAAAGATGCCGAAGCCATTAGAAATGGAAAATTAAAACCAATAGAACTTAAGGAAGAAGACAGGGATTACTACTTGGAAAGAAGATATCCGGCCTTTGGTAACCTTGTTCCACGCGATGTGGCTTCACGAGCAGCCAAAGAACGTTGTGACGCCGGTTTTGGTGTGAACAAAACAGGAGAAGCCGTTTACTTGGATTTTGCTGCTGCAATCATGAGATATGGAAAGGAAAAAGCATTGACTTCCGGATTAAAGGATGCCGATGACAATACCATCCGTCAATTGGGTGAAGAGGTTGTTGAGGCCAAATACGGTAACCTTTTCCAGATGTACGAAAAGATTGTGGATGAAAATCCATACAAAACACCGATGAAAATTTACCCTGCGGTGCATTATACTATGGGCGGACTTTGGGTTGATTACAATCTACAGACTACCATTGAAGGGTGTTATGCTGCCGGGGAGGCAAACTTTAGCGATCACGGAGCAAATAGATTAGGAGCTTCAGCCTTGATGCAAGGATTGGCAGACGGATATTTTGTATTGCCATACACAATCGGAGATTACCTATCCAAAGATATTAGAACTGGAAAAATTCCGACCGACTCTGCTGAATTTGAGGCAGCAGAGAAAGAAGTGCGCGATAGAATAACAAAATTAAAAGCAGGGAAGGGTACCCATTCTGTTGATTATTACCACAAGAAATTAGGTAAGATCATGTGGAACAAATGTGGAATGTCCCGTAACGCAAAAGAGCTTCAAGAGGCCATTGACGAGATATCTGCCCTAAGAGCTGATTTCTGGGAAAATGTGCGTGTCCCTGGAAGTCCTGAAACCAAAAACCAGGAATTAGAAAAAGCTGGTAGAGTAGCAGATTTCTTGGAATTGGGAGAATTGTTCGCAAAAGATGCCCTATCTAGAAACGAGTCCTGTGGAGGTCACTTCCGTGAAGAGTATCAAACTCCAGAAGGAGAAGCCCTAAGGGACGATGAAAACTTTAAGTTTGTTTCTGCCTGGGAATACAAGGGCGAACCAAAAGATGCTGTTCTTCACAAAGAAGACTTGGTATACGAAAATATAGAATTGAAGACTAGAAGTTATAAATAG